In one Saccharibacillus brassicae genomic region, the following are encoded:
- the cas5c gene encoding type I-C CRISPR-associated protein Cas5c: protein MGYGIKLHVWGDRACFTRPEMKAERVSYDVMTPSAARGILEAIHWKPAIRWVIDRIHVLNEISFDSVRRNEVEGKISAAQVKSAMNGRHVALNQASSEERQQRMTVMLRDVAYVIEAHFEMTDSAGATDNPEKHYSIFSRRARIGQYYHQPYFGCREFPVNFELIEENDVLPSSVYRDAVERDLQWMLWDLEYGSEISPKFFRAVMREGVIEVPDLHNREVRS from the coding sequence ATGGGATATGGAATCAAGCTGCATGTGTGGGGAGATCGGGCATGCTTCACGCGTCCGGAGATGAAGGCGGAACGCGTAAGTTACGACGTAATGACGCCTTCGGCGGCACGCGGCATTTTGGAAGCCATTCACTGGAAGCCGGCTATACGCTGGGTGATTGATCGCATTCACGTGCTGAACGAAATTTCTTTCGATTCGGTGCGGCGCAACGAGGTAGAAGGGAAAATTTCGGCTGCGCAGGTCAAATCGGCGATGAACGGGCGGCACGTCGCATTGAATCAAGCGTCGTCGGAAGAGCGGCAGCAGCGCATGACCGTTATGCTGCGCGACGTGGCCTACGTCATTGAAGCCCATTTCGAAATGACGGACAGCGCCGGCGCGACAGACAACCCGGAGAAGCACTACAGTATCTTTTCGAGACGGGCACGCATCGGGCAGTACTACCATCAGCCTTATTTCGGATGCCGGGAATTCCCCGTGAACTTCGAACTGATTGAAGAAAATGACGTGCTGCCAAGTTCGGTGTACCGGGATGCAGTCGAACGAGATTTGCAGTGGATGCTGTGGGATCTGGAGTACGGATCCGAGATTTCACCGAAATTTTTCCGGGCCGTGATGCGCGAAGGCGTGATTGAGGTGCCGGATCTGCACAACCGGGAGGTGCGTTCATGA
- a CDS encoding ATP-grasp domain-containing protein produces MNFVFFSPHFPASSGEFAIRLHEEGATVLGIGDAPYDSLSPRLQAALTEYYRVEQMENEDETLRATGYFTHKYGRIDRFESLNEYWLESDARMRTDFNIDGTKADFIDNLKHKSKMKDFFRQSGVDTVRFLKNPNRDSAAAFIAENGFPVVVKPDLGSGASHTYKLSDQAELDYFFHTSPADTEFIMEEFIDGIILTYDGLIDHDGIVRFHASHRFEQSIMKVVSDDDHLRYFCLKDVDAEVERAGRSILDAFGIRERFFHIELFKSHKDGRLIALEVNMRPPGAWMTDSINYAYEVDVYTKWANMVVHGGSGEPPAGHYYTGYASRKDRKHYVRSHEDLQHELGDALVRYDEIDEIFSRASGNRAYQFRADSLDGVRRIADLIQEEWT; encoded by the coding sequence ATGAATTTTGTGTTTTTCTCTCCTCATTTCCCTGCCAGCAGCGGCGAGTTCGCGATTCGGCTGCATGAGGAAGGCGCGACGGTGCTCGGCATCGGCGACGCGCCGTACGACAGTCTGTCTCCGCGGCTTCAGGCGGCGCTCACGGAATATTACCGCGTCGAACAGATGGAGAACGAAGACGAGACGCTGCGCGCGACGGGGTATTTTACCCATAAATACGGCAGAATCGATCGCTTCGAATCGTTGAACGAATACTGGTTGGAGAGCGACGCGCGCATGCGCACCGACTTTAATATCGATGGCACCAAAGCCGATTTTATCGACAACCTCAAGCACAAATCGAAAATGAAAGACTTTTTCCGCCAAAGCGGCGTCGACACGGTGCGGTTTCTCAAAAATCCGAACCGGGACAGTGCAGCGGCGTTTATCGCGGAGAACGGCTTCCCGGTCGTCGTCAAGCCGGATCTGGGATCGGGTGCCAGCCATACGTACAAGTTGAGCGATCAGGCAGAGCTGGATTATTTCTTCCATACGTCGCCGGCGGATACCGAATTTATTATGGAAGAGTTTATCGACGGCATCATTCTCACGTATGACGGCCTGATCGACCATGACGGCATCGTGCGGTTTCACGCCAGCCACCGCTTCGAGCAGAGCATCATGAAAGTGGTGAGCGACGACGACCATCTGCGCTATTTCTGCCTCAAGGACGTCGATGCGGAAGTGGAGCGGGCGGGACGCAGCATTCTGGACGCTTTCGGGATCCGGGAACGCTTTTTCCATATTGAACTGTTCAAATCGCACAAAGACGGCCGTCTGATCGCGCTCGAAGTGAATATGCGTCCTCCGGGTGCCTGGATGACGGATTCGATCAATTATGCCTACGAGGTCGACGTGTATACGAAGTGGGCGAATATGGTCGTGCACGGCGGCAGCGGCGAGCCTCCGGCCGGGCATTATTATACGGGTTACGCGAGCCGCAAAGACCGCAAGCATTACGTGCGCAGCCATGAAGATCTTCAACATGAACTGGGCGACGCTCTGGTGCGCTACGACGAGATTGACGAGATCTTCAGCCGTGCGAGCGGCAACCGGGCTTACCAGTTCCGGGCGGATTCGCTGGACGGCGTGCGGCGGATCGCGGATCTGATTCAGGAAGAGTGGACGTAA
- a CDS encoding GNAT family N-acetyltransferase, with protein MIVIKKLPAEAGQFRDHLPGLSDRLPPGAIALTAELDGLSVGTALVIAHPRSGTGSISVLHTPELFRHLGIGSRLLLEAERQLLDAGCRVCRVTLTLRKDKPAPELDFLRSRGYANEQLLIRTYTLRAADLLGAGRLDRLVLPPGTELAPLLSASPEERAELDHLAAQLPPELHPLPEERLLHPEFSTLMKIGGRIAGWIGIQQLASNLLLFRSMYVRPEHRLHASGMALFAEVNRRHRLPERFAHQLLGVPGDNPAMLRLAERKLSPHASSIKSTVRLEKRL; from the coding sequence ATGATCGTCATCAAAAAGCTTCCGGCGGAAGCCGGGCAGTTCCGGGATCATCTGCCGGGCCTCAGCGATCGACTGCCGCCCGGAGCGATCGCTTTGACAGCCGAACTGGACGGCTTGTCCGTAGGCACGGCGCTCGTCATCGCGCATCCAAGATCCGGCACGGGCAGTATCAGCGTGCTGCATACGCCCGAGCTGTTTCGCCATTTGGGCATCGGCAGCCGGCTGCTGCTGGAAGCCGAGCGCCAGCTGCTCGATGCCGGCTGCCGCGTCTGCCGGGTCACGCTGACGCTGCGCAAAGACAAACCGGCGCCGGAACTGGATTTTCTGCGCAGCCGGGGCTACGCCAACGAGCAGCTCTTGATTCGCACGTATACGCTTCGCGCGGCGGACCTGCTTGGAGCGGGACGCCTGGATCGGCTGGTTCTGCCGCCCGGCACCGAACTTGCGCCGCTTCTGTCCGCTTCGCCCGAAGAACGGGCGGAACTGGACCACCTTGCGGCGCAGCTTCCGCCGGAACTGCATCCGCTGCCCGAAGAACGGCTGCTGCATCCCGAGTTCAGCACGCTGATGAAGATCGGCGGCCGGATCGCCGGCTGGATCGGCATCCAGCAGCTCGCGTCCAACCTGCTGCTGTTTCGCTCGATGTACGTGCGGCCGGAACATCGCCTGCATGCCAGCGGCATGGCGCTGTTCGCGGAGGTGAACCGCCGGCATCGCCTGCCGGAACGCTTCGCGCACCAGCTGCTCGGCGTTCCGGGCGATAATCCGGCCATGCTTCGCCTGGCCGAGCGCAAACTCTCGCCGCACGCGTCGAGCATCAAATCGACCGTGCGGCTGGAGAAAAGGTTGTAG
- the cas8c gene encoding type I-C CRISPR-associated protein Cas8c/Csd1: MIVQSLYERYEQLLQDKNSGMSKPGYSSDKVSFVLEIDEDGEVRKIVDIRVQQGKKVVPLRMKVPEHPVRTSGIKPFFLSDKAEYVLGIRADKTNGIEVSPAKYASSADLHKRLLNASHEPEARAIVAFYEKWNPQAMILPDSALHAELLRIVGTTDNNLVFQLAGAERYIHESPEVLREWDSAIAQAEAGSEAILGNCLVTGLENQPIAKVHKVNIKGVLNAQSSGASIVSFNFASLESYGKKQSYNAPFSEAASVGYAKALNHLILSERNRLRRMGDMTVVFWAQRLPGEAEAEWDLQEGLFGAFFDGPFGASSAGSEQVRPESDHSAESAAEMEEPPAEPIEASVGEENRELTRQIEDLLGRVKNADTVTADMLPAKDASFYVLGLSGNNARLAVRFFWQSSFEELFQKLSLYASDMAMGRPGNHRADLPTLFNIMLQTVRQTGDLSKMRQNISGSMESEWFRAMLGGGLLPYSVFSAVVNRARIDGQMSPYGEQGRSAWIRASVIKAYLVRYARIHQQNEFKEALTPMLNEEAQSVAYRLGRLFAVLERAQTDAAGGPGRLNATIKDRYFGSASATPAAVFPILLRLAQHHMAKAEYGRFRDRDIAGILQGVDAFPNHLDLKQQGLFMLGYYHQTAYRAPAKTEETSAPTVESEASATIETEAAK; this comes from the coding sequence ATGATCGTGCAATCGCTCTATGAACGGTACGAACAACTGCTGCAGGACAAAAATTCGGGAATGTCCAAGCCGGGATACAGTTCCGACAAAGTTTCTTTTGTCTTGGAAATCGATGAAGACGGCGAAGTGCGAAAAATCGTCGATATTCGTGTGCAGCAGGGGAAAAAGGTCGTACCGCTGCGTATGAAGGTGCCGGAACACCCGGTGCGTACAAGCGGAATCAAGCCTTTTTTTCTGTCGGACAAAGCGGAATACGTACTCGGCATTCGGGCGGACAAGACGAACGGAATCGAAGTTTCGCCCGCTAAATATGCCAGCAGCGCCGATTTGCATAAACGGTTGTTGAATGCTTCGCATGAACCGGAAGCGCGCGCGATCGTTGCTTTTTATGAAAAGTGGAACCCGCAGGCGATGATTCTTCCCGATTCGGCGCTGCACGCCGAACTGCTGCGAATCGTCGGTACGACCGACAATAATCTCGTTTTCCAGTTGGCGGGCGCAGAGCGGTATATACACGAAAGTCCCGAAGTGCTGCGCGAGTGGGATTCGGCGATTGCGCAGGCGGAAGCCGGCAGCGAGGCGATCCTTGGTAATTGCCTGGTTACGGGACTTGAGAATCAACCGATCGCCAAAGTACACAAAGTAAACATCAAAGGGGTCCTTAACGCGCAGTCGTCGGGAGCGAGCATCGTGTCTTTTAACTTTGCGTCGCTGGAGTCTTACGGGAAAAAGCAAAGCTATAACGCTCCGTTCAGCGAAGCCGCCTCTGTCGGTTATGCCAAAGCGCTCAATCATCTGATTTTGTCCGAACGCAATCGCCTGCGCCGGATGGGCGATATGACGGTCGTCTTCTGGGCACAGCGTCTTCCGGGCGAAGCCGAAGCAGAATGGGACTTGCAAGAAGGGCTGTTCGGAGCGTTCTTCGACGGACCATTCGGTGCCTCTTCGGCCGGCAGCGAACAGGTTCGGCCGGAATCCGATCATTCGGCAGAAAGTGCAGCTGAAATGGAGGAGCCGCCCGCAGAGCCGATCGAAGCTTCTGTAGGCGAAGAAAATCGGGAACTGACTCGCCAAATCGAAGATTTGCTCGGGCGTGTAAAAAATGCGGATACGGTAACTGCCGACATGCTGCCTGCCAAAGACGCTTCGTTTTACGTGCTTGGCCTGTCCGGCAACAATGCTCGGCTGGCGGTACGCTTTTTCTGGCAGAGTTCGTTCGAAGAATTATTTCAAAAGTTAAGTCTGTATGCGTCAGATATGGCCATGGGACGTCCGGGCAATCATCGGGCCGATCTGCCGACGTTATTCAACATCATGCTTCAGACGGTACGGCAGACGGGCGATCTATCCAAAATGCGGCAAAACATTTCGGGCTCCATGGAAAGCGAGTGGTTCCGGGCGATGTTGGGCGGCGGATTGCTGCCCTACTCCGTATTCTCTGCGGTTGTGAACCGCGCCCGCATCGACGGACAGATGTCCCCTTACGGCGAACAGGGGCGAAGTGCCTGGATCCGGGCTTCCGTCATCAAAGCCTATCTGGTCCGTTACGCGCGTATTCATCAACAAAACGAATTCAAGGAGGCCTTGACGCCTATGTTAAATGAAGAAGCTCAATCGGTGGCCTACCGGCTCGGCAGATTGTTCGCCGTCCTGGAACGGGCGCAAACGGATGCGGCCGGCGGTCCCGGTCGCCTGAATGCGACAATCAAGGATCGTTACTTCGGCTCGGCTTCGGCGACTCCCGCTGCGGTATTTCCGATTCTGCTTCGCCTTGCGCAGCATCACATGGCCAAAGCCGAGTACGGGCGTTTCCGCGATCGGGATATTGCCGGCATTTTGCAAGGGGTAGATGCTTTTCCGAATCATCTGGATCTCAAGCAGCAGGGGTTGTTCATGCTGGGCTATTATCATCAAACGGCTTATCGGGCTCCGGCCAAAACTGAAGAGACGTCCGCGCCAACGGTTGAATCCGAAGCGTCGGCGACAATCGAAACGGAGGCAGCGAAATGA
- a CDS encoding esterase family protein, which translates to MVTVQYRKQYSPALGRDMEYKVYGDRGKPMLVFPTSLGRFYQYEDSGMIEELAPWIDAGKLQVWACDTLDEETFFSAHWDIQARIGRHEQYNGYIMHELVPGILHESAHNNGGDAQKILISGCSMGAYYSGNFFFRYPESFDTLLALSGVYSVNHFFGDYRDGAVYFNSPLDYLPGLVDESLLGQYRDRTILICCGQGAWEDEMREETARLGEVLYNKGIPARVDFWGYDSEHDWLWWRRQIRYYMSELM; encoded by the coding sequence ATGGTCACTGTGCAGTATCGGAAACAATACAGTCCGGCGCTCGGCCGAGATATGGAATACAAAGTGTACGGCGACCGGGGAAAACCGATGCTGGTGTTCCCGACGTCGCTCGGACGCTTTTATCAATATGAAGATTCCGGCATGATCGAGGAGCTGGCTCCGTGGATCGACGCGGGCAAGCTTCAGGTCTGGGCCTGCGACACGCTGGACGAAGAGACGTTTTTCTCGGCGCATTGGGACATTCAGGCCCGAATCGGCCGGCACGAACAGTACAACGGCTATATCATGCACGAACTCGTTCCGGGCATTTTGCACGAAAGTGCGCACAACAACGGCGGCGACGCGCAGAAAATACTGATCAGCGGCTGTTCGATGGGCGCTTATTACAGCGGGAATTTCTTTTTCCGGTATCCGGAGTCGTTCGATACGCTGCTTGCGCTGAGCGGGGTGTATTCGGTCAACCATTTCTTCGGCGATTACCGCGACGGAGCCGTCTATTTCAACTCGCCGCTCGACTATCTGCCGGGCCTCGTCGACGAGAGTCTGCTGGGCCAGTACCGCGACAGAACCATTCTGATCTGCTGCGGGCAGGGCGCGTGGGAAGACGAAATGCGGGAAGAGACGGCGCGGCTCGGCGAAGTGCTGTACAATAAAGGGATTCCCGCGCGCGTGGACTTCTGGGGATACGATTCGGAGCACGACTGGCTGTGGTGGCGCCGGCAGATCCGGTATTATATGAGCGAATTGATGTGA
- a CDS encoding DUF4261 domain-containing protein: MNEFVKKDKEQGWQSGHSAVPGFLPDGTLRTLTSRLLLRKADDSLGAFSGFAEAMLAEWQIETHAAVAGGELVFKHEGMTVRCRYVPDVVPNRRIEHDFAENPYLGQAQADIERYAAYIEVSVSGAADGIRGHMLLTQTVAALLDTPGALAIHNDPKLFTVKSYRITVKQLKKGRLPATLWGFIRVQRDENGVVGGHTFGLPDFGMPELEVTDTLVPVGETYEMMMAALFHIFEHDVRFSGGEKISFRRNPSSMSAYSPEAEAAGMSTLRLVRSPGVQVAGESLKIEGF; this comes from the coding sequence ATGAATGAATTTGTTAAAAAAGACAAGGAACAAGGCTGGCAAAGCGGACATTCCGCCGTTCCGGGATTTTTGCCCGACGGCACCCTGCGCACGTTGACGAGTCGTCTGCTGCTGCGAAAAGCGGACGACAGTCTGGGCGCTTTTTCCGGTTTCGCCGAAGCGATGCTCGCCGAATGGCAGATCGAAACGCACGCGGCGGTGGCAGGCGGAGAACTGGTCTTCAAGCATGAAGGCATGACCGTGCGCTGCCGCTATGTGCCGGATGTGGTGCCGAATCGGCGGATCGAACACGATTTTGCGGAAAATCCGTATCTGGGGCAAGCCCAGGCGGACATCGAACGTTATGCGGCGTATATCGAAGTGTCCGTAAGCGGCGCTGCCGACGGGATTCGCGGGCATATGCTGCTGACGCAAACGGTCGCGGCGCTGCTCGATACGCCCGGCGCGCTGGCGATTCATAACGATCCGAAGCTGTTTACCGTAAAAAGCTACCGCATTACCGTGAAGCAGCTCAAAAAAGGCCGGCTTCCGGCTACGCTGTGGGGATTTATTCGCGTGCAGCGCGACGAGAACGGCGTCGTCGGCGGCCACACATTCGGACTGCCGGACTTCGGCATGCCCGAACTGGAAGTGACGGATACGCTCGTGCCGGTCGGCGAAACGTACGAGATGATGATGGCCGCGCTGTTCCATATTTTCGAGCACGACGTCCGGTTCTCGGGCGGCGAAAAGATCAGTTTCCGGCGCAACCCGTCTTCCATGTCGGCGTATTCCCCGGAAGCGGAAGCCGCCGGCATGAGTACGCTGCGGCTGGTGCGTTCGCCCGGCGTGCAGGTGGCGGGCGAATCGCTGAAGATCGAAGGCTTTTGA
- a CDS encoding DUF4261 domain-containing protein — translation MSFFTKWFKKEKSGEEETERGVRDPSGGYREVYAGERSWTAVPEHRPDTRALSRHVLLRTAQPPAFSGVLQMLRVQGIEAEGGLHEGRFIAHYRGMTVTAEYLPAPLPDGEVEENGKYNRLWPEAEQEVSGYAAQLLVELRNAGNGLSGHRFLTQAVAALLASEPNAIAVYSAPLLVSRADYLASTELLKENELPVNLWVFVGLYGSEGGGAAYTHGMADFGSEEFEMLDSRRSGNEIFELTFSVVHYAVARNIRFQGGEEVSFGEQSFRLNRSAGAALQGMTVKIEEA, via the coding sequence ATGAGTTTTTTCACCAAGTGGTTTAAAAAAGAAAAAAGCGGCGAAGAAGAAACGGAGCGCGGCGTTCGCGACCCTTCGGGCGGGTACCGCGAAGTGTACGCAGGCGAGCGCAGCTGGACCGCCGTGCCGGAACACCGGCCGGATACCCGGGCGCTGAGCCGCCACGTGCTGCTGCGTACGGCCCAGCCGCCCGCGTTCAGCGGCGTGCTGCAAATGCTGCGCGTGCAGGGCATCGAAGCGGAAGGCGGCCTGCACGAAGGGCGGTTTATCGCGCACTACCGCGGCATGACCGTGACGGCGGAATATCTCCCCGCTCCGCTGCCGGATGGCGAGGTCGAGGAGAACGGCAAGTACAACCGGCTGTGGCCGGAAGCGGAGCAGGAAGTGTCCGGCTACGCCGCGCAGCTGCTCGTGGAGCTGCGCAACGCGGGCAACGGGCTGAGCGGCCACCGCTTCCTGACGCAGGCCGTCGCGGCGCTGCTGGCGAGCGAACCGAACGCGATTGCCGTCTATTCCGCGCCGCTGCTCGTCAGCCGGGCGGATTACCTGGCGAGCACCGAGCTGCTCAAGGAAAACGAGCTGCCGGTGAACCTGTGGGTATTCGTCGGCCTGTACGGCAGCGAGGGAGGCGGAGCGGCGTACACGCACGGCATGGCAGACTTCGGCTCCGAAGAGTTCGAGATGCTCGACTCGCGCCGCTCCGGCAACGAGATCTTCGAGCTGACGTTCTCGGTCGTGCATTACGCCGTCGCGCGCAATATCCGCTTCCAGGGCGGCGAAGAAGTCTCCTTCGGCGAACAGTCTTTCCGCCTGAACCGCTCCGCCGGAGCGGCCCTGCAGGGGATGACGGTGAAGATTGAGGAAGCTTAA
- the cas3 gene encoding CRISPR-associated helicase Cas3' has product MPNLIKQASRIASNSFKGEQALPYYAHTKQREDKSIGPESTWQLLRTHLTEVERLAGDMAKPFGAEQWAKAAGRLHDLGKYSEAFQHRLKGSTQKVDHATAGALALVQHWSSTGSEQAAARLLAYVIAGHHSGLPDYGTSEADHNACLRKRLSQNQQLEDYSAFRAEIVVPQAPQTFPIKPGPAPGFQLSFFTRMLFSCLVDADSLNTEAFSDPSRHGLRKREEEAEERMAKLWKRLRQRFYDYRAAKFRAPRGDIDRWRTEIFEETMHRAADPLGLFSLTLPTGSGKTQVSLGFALEHAVRHGLRRILYVIPYTSIIEQNAQEFRDILGDEHVLEHHSNFQHSLHDHGTEAFETTERQKLAEENWELPLVVTTNVQFFESLFASRRSPSRKLHNIAGSIIVLDEAQMMNGGFFRPCLYALDELVRNYGCSVLFCTATQPPAAKLIPHAVIRETVADPQRRYEQFERVEVRFEGRMEWADLAEQVAAAGGQALCIVNTRGNARELHATLANRYEEDELYHLSARMCPKHRRDILDTVKQRLRDGLACVLVSTQLIEAGVDIDFPVVYRELAGLDSIAQAAGRCNRNGRLEQNGQRCLGQVHVFETEKGLPEGWMSRTGEVARDLLVKFGGSGQSPLSIEAVQAYFSQLFFYGHNETIDQNDTEGILPMLEEGARKMSFPFKEVGHKFRLIDSSMKTLLIPYVDDQERAAALERGEDPDDLSYSGTARRWLDQLRNEPYSIRPIMRALQPYTVQLYPYEFEECHRAGELDEVREGIFALARPNAWYEAKTGIKPYSQESATKELWIV; this is encoded by the coding sequence ATGCCGAATTTAATTAAGCAAGCATCCAGAATAGCCTCGAACTCATTCAAAGGAGAACAAGCCTTGCCCTATTACGCGCATACGAAGCAGAGGGAAGACAAGTCGATCGGTCCGGAATCAACGTGGCAGCTGCTCCGGACTCATTTAACCGAGGTTGAAAGGTTGGCAGGCGACATGGCCAAGCCTTTCGGAGCCGAACAGTGGGCGAAGGCTGCGGGACGTCTGCACGATCTGGGCAAATACTCGGAGGCTTTTCAGCACAGACTCAAAGGTTCGACCCAAAAGGTCGATCACGCGACCGCCGGAGCGCTTGCGCTTGTACAGCACTGGTCAAGCACCGGTTCAGAGCAAGCGGCTGCGCGTTTGCTCGCTTACGTCATTGCCGGACATCATTCGGGTCTGCCGGACTACGGAACGTCGGAAGCGGACCACAACGCCTGTTTGCGTAAAAGACTTTCCCAAAATCAACAGTTGGAAGATTACAGCGCTTTTCGTGCAGAGATCGTTGTCCCGCAGGCGCCGCAAACTTTTCCGATCAAGCCCGGACCCGCGCCCGGGTTCCAGCTTTCTTTTTTTACCCGAATGTTGTTCTCGTGTCTGGTCGATGCCGATTCGCTCAATACCGAAGCTTTCTCCGATCCGTCGCGCCACGGTTTGCGCAAGCGCGAAGAAGAAGCAGAGGAGAGGATGGCCAAGCTGTGGAAGCGGCTAAGGCAGCGTTTTTACGATTACCGTGCCGCCAAATTCCGTGCCCCGCGTGGCGATATCGACCGCTGGAGAACGGAGATTTTCGAAGAAACGATGCATCGCGCGGCCGATCCTCTGGGATTATTCAGCCTTACCCTGCCTACGGGCAGCGGCAAAACGCAGGTCTCGCTCGGCTTCGCGCTGGAACATGCGGTCAGGCACGGGCTTCGCCGGATTCTCTACGTGATTCCTTACACCTCGATCATCGAACAAAATGCCCAAGAGTTTCGGGATATTCTCGGCGACGAGCACGTATTGGAACATCACTCCAATTTTCAGCATAGCCTGCACGATCACGGAACGGAAGCTTTTGAGACGACGGAACGGCAGAAGCTGGCTGAAGAAAATTGGGAACTGCCGCTGGTCGTGACGACGAACGTGCAATTTTTCGAATCGCTGTTCGCGTCGCGGCGTTCTCCTTCGCGCAAGCTGCATAATATCGCCGGAAGTATCATTGTGCTCGACGAAGCCCAGATGATGAACGGCGGATTTTTCCGACCGTGCCTGTATGCGCTGGATGAACTCGTCCGTAATTACGGCTGCTCGGTGCTTTTTTGTACGGCGACCCAGCCGCCGGCGGCCAAGCTGATCCCTCATGCCGTCATTCGGGAAACGGTAGCCGATCCGCAGCGCCGGTATGAACAGTTCGAGCGTGTGGAAGTTCGGTTCGAAGGGCGGATGGAATGGGCAGACTTGGCGGAACAGGTCGCGGCAGCCGGAGGGCAAGCGCTTTGTATCGTCAATACGCGGGGCAATGCGCGGGAATTGCACGCTACACTGGCAAACCGTTATGAAGAAGACGAGTTATATCATCTGAGCGCGCGCATGTGTCCCAAGCATCGACGCGACATTCTGGACACGGTCAAGCAGCGGCTTCGGGACGGACTTGCTTGCGTGCTGGTCAGTACGCAGTTGATCGAGGCCGGCGTCGATATCGACTTTCCGGTCGTCTATCGGGAGTTGGCCGGTCTCGATTCGATCGCGCAGGCAGCGGGACGCTGCAACCGCAACGGACGTTTGGAACAGAACGGGCAGCGCTGTCTGGGACAGGTGCATGTATTCGAGACGGAGAAAGGACTGCCGGAAGGCTGGATGAGCCGTACCGGCGAAGTTGCACGCGATCTGCTCGTCAAGTTCGGGGGAAGCGGCCAAAGTCCATTGTCGATTGAAGCGGTGCAGGCCTATTTCTCACAGCTCTTTTTTTACGGACATAACGAAACGATCGACCAGAACGATACGGAAGGCATTTTGCCGATGCTGGAAGAAGGCGCCAGAAAGATGTCTTTTCCTTTCAAGGAGGTCGGCCATAAATTCCGCTTGATCGATTCGTCGATGAAGACGCTGCTGATCCCGTATGTGGATGACCAAGAACGGGCGGCTGCGTTGGAACGTGGAGAAGATCCCGACGATCTTTCCTATTCAGGCACAGCCAGAAGATGGCTCGATCAGTTGAGAAATGAACCTTACTCGATCCGTCCTATCATGCGTGCGCTGCAGCCTTATACCGTTCAACTGTATCCGTACGAATTTGAGGAGTGTCACCGGGCCGGCGAATTGGACGAAGTAAGGGAAGGGATCTTCGCGCTTGCCAGACCGAACGCCTGGTACGAAGCAAAAACGGGAATTAAGCCTTATTCGCAGGAGAGTGCAACCAAGGAACTATGGATTGTGTAA